The window TCCTCAAGTACATATAATTGCTTCTAGTTAAAATACTCGAGGCCTAATCAGAACCAACGAACCATCcacaagaaagaaaacaaaggaATACAAACTTTTTTCAGCGGCTCAGCTTAATTTCGATTAATGGGTCGAATTTGTTTCTCTTCTATTTTCTCATTTCGCCCCCTATTAAACTAGATTTTGTGTATACTTAAagatcatcatcatatatGACTGGTCATATATGCGAATATGTCCTACTTTAATGAATATTCTGACTGATCGTTCAGGAGTAATAGCTAATATAACCCGTTTTGCAGCTACATAGTGCCACAAAAGTGCAAATCTGGGTCAGTGGATATGTACATATTCCAGAGAATATATAGTcgttaaaataaaattccaatTTAACTTTATCAGCCTATAAATTCTCACAAGCTTCTCAAATTCAAACCCAAGCCATTCTCTCGACTTCTATACTATACATTCATCAGTTTCTTTCTGAAAAGAGAGAGTGACAAACAAAGAAGTATGGGACGCCACCAGCAATGGCTACCACCAACACACCTTTGTCTATGCCTCTTCCCAGGGAAGACCTCTCGGGTCATCGAATTCCATTCCTCGGCTCGTTGGAAGGCACACTTCGATGCCTCCAAAGGGACCACCAAGCTGGTATATACATAACCATATATAACATTTCTCGAATATACGTTGATCTTATCGGTTCGGTTTCCTTTCttgttatcatatatattgtacGCTATGTCGTCTTCTGCTGACAAGCTTATACTATAGAACAGTTTGTGATAGTTTATTTTCAAAGCTTCACAGCCGAAAGAGAATCGAATTTTATATTGGTATACGTGCATTATAGAAAGTTGTCACGACTTTGGCAGCCGCatgaccaaaaaaattatcactCCACGACCTTTGCTTCATTCTGTGTAGTTAATGTTTTGCTGATTCTGATATATGTCAATAATTTCCTGAGAGGTGTAGATGGTCGTGGATTTCACGGCATCGCAGTGCGGTCCCTGCAAGCTCATGGAACCCATGATTAATGACTTAGCTACCAAGTGCACCGACATCGAGTTCATCAAGATTGATGTGGACAAGCTGGAGGTACGATCATTTATCTACAATTTCTGGGAAGTGGAAACATATATGTTTTTGCTAACAtctttgttgatttctttatGTCTTATTAAAACAGGACGTGGCGAAGACATTCGGAGTAGAAGCCATCCCCACATTTTTGCTGATAAAGAATGGGATAGTAGTTGACAAAGTCGTGGGCGCCAAGAAGGACGAGCTCCAGAAGAAGATCGAGCTTCATCGCAACTGATTTGAATCATGATCTCAACAACAATAATCTCGATCCGGTCGAACTAATAAGGGTCTTTCGGCATTTCCAGCCTCAAAGTAATGTTGTGGTTCGTGAATGTTAAATCTAGCTCGAGCATTGGCAATAAGAGATGCTACCTGTGCTATGTCAAGAAATTACATGCGATGACAGGTTGCGTTTGTAATCAATGGATTCGAGTTTGAATAATTTGTTTCAGTCGATAATAAAAGAAGTTTCTTCGAGACGTCTTGTGATTACATACGTAATTCATGTTAGTTTTCAAGTTTGCACATTAAATTTTATCCCAAGTAGATATGATTCTTGTATTGTCTGGTGAGAATtggtatttatttttttaaacatgCGTATACTATACATGCATATGCTTACATATGTATACTATACACCATAACTTTATGTAGCAAGGGCCCCACGTGGCCCTCATTTTCCCTTGAGCCATCCTGCCACCGCCAGCCATTTCATTTCAattgttcctttctttttctttcttgttctGTTTTGCTCGGgggaaaatgaagaagaaacagagggagggagggagggagagagagaagagagaggctGGTTcgagaggaagagagggagagagagttTGAGAGCTCGAGATGGAGCTCATGGATGAGGGGGGCAGAAGAGAACGAGACTTGATGAAGACGGGTGAATAGAATAGAGCTGGGAAGTGTTGATACAGAGCTGAAACAGGGGTGCGACTGCAGAGGTGAAATTCTGCAGAAACAGATAAGTGAAGGGGTGCTTCGGGAGTCGATCGGAAGGTGAGTTGTTACCCGTTTTCTATGAAACTTCAGAGGGGTGATTCCTGGTGGTATAAGCTTCGTCTTGATACGTTTAGCTCATCAACACGCGCTCATTTGGCTGCCCATCTGACAACTTTTTTGTCGATTCCTTTTAGTGAAATTCTTTCGGTTGTCCACCAACTATCCTGGTGAAGAATTTCAGGGTTATCCAAGAATTATTTCTTGATGATTACTGGTGTTGTTTTGTTTGGAGTTCTTGATTTGTAAGTTGATTCTCCTAACCGTAGACACCCTTAATCACTGAGTTTAGGCACGGATTGAGCCATTTTCCTctttgtttcagttcagtttAGGGTTCTGACTATTGATATGGAGTTTGCTACATGTTGATGTTTCGTGGTTTATGCTTTACTGTTCAGCATCTCTAGAGTCGGTTGATCTTGTTTTCACGCCGATTAGGTTCTGGATGTGGATGGAGCAAATAGATTAATAAAGTTAATGGGTTATAGAGTTAAATAAGAATTGAAATGTTCGGCTTGTCTAATTGCGGTTGGGTGTATGGACTTGGTTGATCGGgttcatattttgattttatgcGATTGTTTAAGCGAAAGCGTGATAGGGTTCAATGTAGGATTAATTTCATGTTCTCATATTATGTATGATGATTCCAATTGACGTAATTGGTTGAGTAAAAGATAGATATATCTATAGATTTAACTCCGTTTAATATGTCTTGAATTAAAGGAAGTAGATTATATGAGATTGCTTAGGCCTTATGAGGGTTATGGAAGGATAGAGCAGTTGAGGAAGACACGGAAGGATAGAGAGAACATAGTAGGCCAAGAGTGTATCGGGGTTGGAAGTAGAAAATCATTTCAAGTCTGTAGCTTGCAATTAATTTAGGTTGTGAGCACCTTAGGTATATATTCGTTTTCTATTTCTTTGAGCTTcgcttaattaattttgtcctttttctttttgaaatcGGAAGTAAAGGGCTGGTTGATCCAATCGGGGTATAGGAAAGGGAAGGTGATATAGAAAGAAGGCAGGAGATTGGGCTATGGACATAATTAAGTTCTTAGCTGACTCTTATCGCTTCTAGTTTCCTTTATTTGATTGTGTTTTTGTTATGATGATTTTAGGTGTAATAAATTAGttaacaaaaattaattaactaattatttgAGAAAGAGCATGTAGTGAAGTAGCTCACACCTTCACATAGAAAATAAGAAGTTTCCGATTCGATTCTCGATGATAGGACTATATGTGCCCTTTTATTTAGCCTAGATAAAAGCCAGTATATAGCTGCCAAGTACACTGACATCCTGTTAATCGAGATCGACATCGACATGGAGGAACTGATGATACGATCATTTCTTGCTAATTGATTTTCCACTCGTCTGCTAACATATTTGTTAATTACTTCCTGATATCTGATTAAAACAGGATGTGGCAAGGAACTTTGGGGTGCAAATAATACTTTTGCTGATAAAGAATGGTGAAGGGGTTGACAGAGTGGTGGATGGGTGCCAAGAGGGTGGAACTCCAGAATAAGATTCAATTTAATCGCTGCTGATTGATTGTTAATCACAACGATAATCTCGATTCCAAACTAGTTGGGGTCTTTCCCCACTTCCCACCCGAATGTAGTGTTGCAGATGCAGATATAATGTTAATCTAGTTCGAGAGTCTGCATTAGGATGCTACCTGAACTTGTGTACTGTCAGGAAACCACACGCAACATATTATGTTTGTAATAAAGTTCAGAAAGGCTGTTTCGGTTTGTAACAAGAGGTTTCTTCGAAATGTCCCATGATTACGCGCAAAAATTATGttagctctttttttttttgggtaattaaattatgttAGTTTTTGAATCGCAGCCCTCCTACGATGTGCAGTTTGCATGCATGTGTTTATACAGATCATGTAATTTTCGATTGTCTTATCAATATTGCAAACACAGAAAGGTTAAAAAGAATGAAAcacaataaaacaaagaaAGTCGCCCAATCGACCATCTCCTCTACTCAATATGCATGAAGAAAACACAAAATTTGTACATTCACAATCAAAGGAAGAATCATTGAACTAAAAGCAAGGCAGGGCGACAGATTCACAGGCACAATATTGAGCTGCAATCCATAAGAGGCGAACACTTCCTGGGTCCTGGGTTCAGCATTTTACCAGCTGATCCTCGGTAGAACTTCAGGCATAAAGTATGAGGAGAAAGCACTATATTGGCTCCTGATTTCTTCCTGATAGCATGTATATAGAACTGCATCGAATGTACATCGGTTTAGGATCTGAATGACTCCGAGATATCATGGCGGTGCCGACTATAGAACTCCTTGCTTTTGAAAGTCTGTAACCACTGGAGCATCAGAAGGTCTCATAGTTAGACAACATAGACCAAAGAAAAGGCAGTACAGGACAGATTCCGGTAAGGACAAGGGAACAGGAAGCAATAGCaatcgaaagaaaaaaataagagcAGATTGAAGTGAAGAGAGAGCTGCAAATTCATCTGAAGTCAACTTCAATCACCTAAATCAAGTTAGATTGCAATAAACAAGTATCGGTCAAGTTGTCATCAGAGTGGTTGCGCAATCAATTCAACGGGCTTCAAGCACAGTATTGTATCTTTCAGAGTAAATAGAGCATTGGAACTTTGttatttgacttttctcaGCTAAAGCCGAGCAGAAGATTTTTGAACTCATCCAAACAAAGTCTCCCTAGTGTTTACTCCACCGAATTGTACACTCGAGCATATGAAGTCTTTGCTAATTGACTTTGGTGAACTAAACCAAACAGAAGATCAAAAATGGATTCATAGAAGTGCCCTTAATCTCAAATACAAGGTCTCAGGCATTAAAGAAACTTCATTGAAGACATGAGCAAAAGGCAGCCTTCCTAATAATCCCCTGTTGGCAATAATCACTCCCAATTCTAGACATCATCAACATCTTATCTTCTCCATCTTAACTCAGCTCTCCTCCAACCATACAGTTCCCCTATACCTCgaaatatcaaatatccaGAAGCTAGTCGACATTCAACTGAAGACTAAGCCAAACACATACTATCATCTTCTCTAAAACAACACAATATAAGATCCCATCTAGCACGGAGCTCATGTCACTTTCGAAACGAACTTATTAGTCAAGTAATCAAGCGAGCCCATATATTAATACAAATTGGATGAAAAGCCAGAATCAAGCAGAAGTTCGATAGATTAAGATTTTGAACAATCCTCACCTATCGAGGATGATGGGACCACAACAACGTGCATAGTAGCATTGTTTGGTGGGAGCTGAAGCCGGAGGGGGAAGAGCTTCCCATTGAGTGGGCTGCGAGAGCACACGATGATCTCCTCCATCCCTGTGTCTTCCCCCAACTTATGAGTCAATTCCTCCAAGTTGTTGCCTTTGAAGCTAAAGGAATACCCTTCCATGTCTTCTCCTTCCACATTCCCATTTTCATCCGCGAGGTGATAGTATATCATTCTCCCATCGGATTTCGGAGGTGAACCCACATGAGAATCGATCGACTGCAAATAATCGAAAGACACGAATTCAGTCTCGTTGCGAAAGTAATCCTCTTTGATCAGAATGGAAAGATGAAAACTTTTTTCTTAAAGAACAGCAAAATTCTCAGAAGAGTTGCAAAATTTCACGAAATTACCACTGAAGATTGCAGCAGAAGCCAGTACTAAGAGGGGCCTTACCTCCTCCCGGGAAAAGTTGCCGGAGTTGGCGGATGCAAACGAAGGGGAAGTGTCAGAACCCATGGAGTCGATGTGGGAGAGGGGCTCGACGGGGCGCTTGTCGGTAGGGGACTGGAGGAGGATCTCGATGACGTCGATGTCCCAGAGGACCCAGTCCTGGGTGGCGGTCCGGTGGGGGACGTCGTGGGTGACGGAGTTGCGCCAGGGGGGGAGGCCGCCGTTAGCCCGGAGGAAGTTGCCGTAGCGGGTGCGGAGCTTGACGTGGGTGCCTTCCCGGACGGGCTCCCACTCGACGGAGGAGTCGAGGCGGCGGGGAAGGGTCTGGAGGACCTTGCGACCGGTCACGCCGAGGAGGAAGGGCTGGTTGGAGGCGGTGAGATACTTGCCGTAGCAGCTCTTGAGGCGGATGATGGAGTCGGAGTTGAGGACGAACTCGACGGTCCAACGGGCGGCCTTGGAGGAGCCGTTCCGCTCCTGGGTCACCGACTCCTCGTCCTCCTCCGCCACCAGGTACTTGTCGTGCCGGTTCCTCAGCCTCACCGCCCTGGCGTTCTGGAAGAACTCCATCCCCGTCCTGTACTTGTTGCTGCTGATCTGCGGCAGCTGCTTCTGCTGCTGCTATCACaatcagaagaagaagaacaaggaGATGCTCAAGATCTAGATAACGGGATCCAATCTGAATCTTGTTCAacgtgaagaagatgaagacgaAGACGGAAATGGATCTTTGTTCTTAAATACTCCGTGGGAAGGGAAGTGGAGAGAAGATTGGGTGAATATTCAAATGGAATAAAGGCAAGATGAATTGGGTGCCAGCGAGCAGGGCAGCGCCGAAGATGCCAGTGACAGCGGCCACCCAGTCAAAGGGTCATCATCGCCGGAGAGGCGGTACGAGGGAAGGAGATGAGAAGTAACGCCCGAGACGACACGGGGAGCGCGTGCCTACTACGCTGATGTTGCGTACGTGGCGCCGCTATCCCCATCTCAGACATAGACGTCGTCCGCTCCATGCACCCGGGTGTATAAAACACCCACATCAGTATCGGTATAACAAGTTCAAAGGAACAAAATTCTCGACCAGTTTATTGTTTCGGATTTCTCTTTGTTTAGTAGTAAGTAATGTTACTAATTCGA of the Punica granatum isolate Tunisia-2019 chromosome 6, ASM765513v2, whole genome shotgun sequence genome contains:
- the LOC116211726 gene encoding thioredoxin H2-like gives rise to the protein MGRHQQWLPPTHLCLCLFPGKTSRVIEFHSSARWKAHFDASKGTTKLMVVDFTASQCGPCKLMEPMINDLATKCTDIEFIKIDVDKLEDVAKTFGVEAIPTFLLIKNGIVVDKVVGAKKDELQKKIELHRN
- the LOC116210553 gene encoding uncharacterized protein LOC116210553 gives rise to the protein MELFQKTKVVKLRSHLDKYLVADDDRETVRQSRNASSSKARWFVETIEGKNGSILLRSCHGGYLTASDAPFLLGMTGKKVMHTMPEKPSGDWNLQWEPIRDGFQVKLRSWCGKYLRANGGTPPWRNSVTHDEPHSGVTHNWILWDVEAVSDSEFDQSSEDSLSYMSSFSSVNPDDVLVGAGDEVITWSPMAALTPRKSSSKWYLRKQQKQLPQISSNKYRTGMEFFQNARAVRLRNRHDKYLVAEEDEESVTQERNGSSKAARWTVEFVLNSDSIIRLKSCYGKYLTASNQPFLLGVTGRKVLQTLPRRLDSSVEWEPVREGTHVKLRTRYGNFLRANGGLPPWRNSVTHDVPHRTATQDWVLWDIDVIEILLQSPTDKRPVEPLSHIDSMGSDTSPSFASANSGNFSREESIDSHVGSPPKSDGRMIYYHLADENGNVEGEDMEGYSFSFKGNNLEELTHKLGEDTGMEEIIVCSRSPLNGKLFPLRLQLPPNNATMHVVVVPSSSIVVTDFQKQGVL